A window from Deltaproteobacteria bacterium encodes these proteins:
- a CDS encoding amidase: MGSFSEYDAYDALGLAELVRKGEVTPAELCETAIEVVERENASLNAVVTPMYEQGRQAAGGSLPDGPFAGVPLLIKDLGYAYAGVPQSRGCRAMKDFIPDHDDEMVRRLKNTGAVILGRTNTPEFGLLAVTEPELFGACRNPWNTDYTPGGSSGGSAAAVAAGMVPFAAGGDGGGSIRIPAACCGLFGLKPTRGRNPSGPDHGRVWQGAVQEHVITRTVRDSAAMLDQTQGADVGAPYEIRPPAGSYLEALAGEPGTLKIAFNTRSPLQTNVHADCIRAVERTARLLENMGHHVEEAAPDVDGQALAKSYLAMYFGEVAADIQALSGILGRKAKPGDVETLTWTLGLLGRTFSSGDMVGAMRQWDLAARRMGRFFETYDLYLTPTTAYPPARIGELKPSASENLMMKLVNTLNLGGLLKASGIVDQMAIKSLERTPFTQVANLCGLPAMSVPLYWSGEGLPLGSQFIARFGNETLLFKLAAQLEKARPWFDKRPPAKRP; the protein is encoded by the coding sequence ATGGGTAGCTTTTCGGAGTATGACGCGTATGATGCGCTTGGCCTGGCCGAACTGGTTCGCAAGGGGGAGGTGACGCCGGCCGAGCTTTGTGAAACGGCAATCGAGGTCGTCGAACGTGAAAATGCATCCCTCAATGCCGTGGTGACCCCCATGTACGAACAGGGGCGACAGGCTGCCGGCGGATCGCTGCCGGATGGCCCTTTTGCGGGCGTGCCCCTGCTGATCAAGGACCTGGGGTATGCCTATGCCGGCGTACCGCAGTCCAGGGGCTGCCGGGCGATGAAGGATTTCATTCCGGACCACGACGATGAAATGGTCCGGCGATTAAAAAATACGGGCGCGGTTATTCTGGGCAGGACCAACACGCCCGAATTCGGCCTGCTGGCCGTCACCGAACCGGAGCTTTTCGGCGCGTGCCGCAATCCGTGGAACACGGATTACACGCCCGGGGGCTCGAGCGGCGGATCCGCTGCGGCCGTGGCTGCCGGTATGGTGCCCTTTGCGGCCGGCGGTGACGGGGGCGGATCGATCCGCATTCCTGCGGCCTGCTGCGGCCTGTTCGGGTTGAAACCCACCCGCGGGCGCAATCCTTCAGGGCCCGATCACGGGCGGGTGTGGCAGGGTGCGGTTCAGGAGCACGTGATTACCCGTACGGTGCGGGACAGCGCCGCCATGCTGGATCAGACCCAGGGGGCGGACGTCGGCGCACCTTATGAAATCCGGCCGCCCGCGGGCAGTTACCTGGAGGCCCTGGCAGGGGAACCGGGGACATTGAAGATCGCCTTCAATACCCGGTCGCCATTGCAAACCAATGTGCACGCGGATTGCATACGTGCCGTTGAAAGGACCGCCCGCCTGCTCGAAAATATGGGCCATCACGTCGAGGAAGCGGCGCCGGACGTTGACGGTCAGGCATTGGCAAAAAGCTACCTGGCCATGTATTTCGGTGAAGTGGCTGCCGATATCCAGGCACTGTCGGGCATATTGGGCCGCAAGGCCAAACCGGGGGACGTGGAGACATTGACCTGGACCCTCGGGCTCTTGGGGCGAACCTTTTCTTCCGGGGATATGGTCGGCGCCATGCGTCAGTGGGACCTTGCCGCCCGGCGTATGGGCCGGTTTTTCGAGACCTACGATCTCTACCTGACACCTACCACCGCTTATCCCCCGGCAAGGATCGGAGAGCTCAAACCCTCGGCTAGCGAAAACCTGATGATGAAACTGGTCAATACCCTCAATCTGGGGGGGCTGTTGAAAGCCTCAGGCATAGTGGACCAGATGGCAATAAAAAGCCTGGAACGGACGCCTTTTACCCAGGTGGCCAATCTGTGCGGCCTGCCCGCCATGTCCGTGCCCCTCTACTGGAGCGGGGAGGGCCTGCCGTTGGGGTCGCAGTTTATCGCCCGGTTCGGCAATGAAACCCTGCTGTTTAAATTGGCGGCACAGTTGGAAAAAGCCAGACCGTGGTTCGACAAGCGGCCGCCGGCCAAGCGACCCTAA
- a CDS encoding biotin--[acetyl-CoA-carboxylase] ligase, giving the protein MKERILAALREEKGVVSGEVLSGRLGVSRVAVWKHIQKLRDAGYDIRSTAKGYRLHASPDIPYAWEFPGRTPGVRYVERTSSTMDLARDLARKGAPGFTVVVAGIQEKGRGRLERVWQSPEGGLYFTMVLRPDIPPYASARVNFAASLTLAQTLEQVCGLPVRVKWPNDLLAGERKISGMLSEMEVEGDLVSFINIGIGINVNNDPPPDVDYAASIRQLTGRDHSRVEILSRFLDAFEAYLDQGDLNTVMTAWKRQTATIGKSVTIRTTGSTFRGKAVDVDENGALILETDTGERQTVIYGDCFHQNA; this is encoded by the coding sequence ATGAAAGAACGAATTCTGGCGGCATTGAGGGAAGAAAAGGGGGTTGTCTCCGGTGAAGTGCTCAGCGGGCGGCTGGGCGTTTCGCGCGTGGCGGTCTGGAAGCACATACAGAAGCTCCGGGATGCCGGTTACGACATACGATCCACGGCCAAGGGCTACCGGCTGCATGCGTCGCCCGACATCCCCTATGCCTGGGAATTTCCCGGCAGGACGCCCGGGGTCAGGTATGTCGAGCGAACATCGTCGACCATGGACCTTGCCAGGGACCTGGCCCGCAAAGGGGCCCCGGGGTTTACCGTGGTGGTGGCCGGGATTCAGGAAAAGGGTCGCGGCCGCCTCGAGCGGGTTTGGCAGTCGCCCGAAGGGGGGCTATATTTCACGATGGTGCTGCGGCCGGATATTCCTCCCTATGCGAGCGCCCGGGTCAACTTTGCGGCATCGCTGACGCTGGCGCAGACCCTGGAGCAGGTGTGCGGTCTGCCCGTCCGGGTAAAATGGCCCAACGACCTGCTGGCGGGCGAAAGGAAGATATCGGGCATGCTTTCCGAAATGGAGGTCGAAGGCGACCTGGTGTCTTTCATCAACATCGGCATCGGCATCAACGTCAACAACGACCCGCCGCCCGATGTGGATTATGCCGCATCGATCCGCCAGCTGACGGGCAGGGACCATTCGAGGGTCGAGATCCTGTCCCGGTTTCTGGACGCCTTTGAAGCATATCTGGATCAAGGCGACTTGAATACCGTCATGACGGCATGGAAACGCCAAACGGCCACCATAGGGAAGAGTGTGACCATAAGAACGACCGGCAGCACCTTCCGGGGGAAGGCCGTGGATGTGGATGAAAACGGTGCCCTGATTCTGGAGACGGACACCGGTGAGCGCCAGACCGTCATTTATGGGGACTGCTTCCATCAAAATGCATGA
- a CDS encoding biotin transporter BioY codes for MTAYASLMAALIAVGAYIAVPIGPVPIVLQNLLVFMAGLLLGAKWGGAAVATYLLAGICGLPVFAGGKGGIGHIVGPTGGYLVGFLPAVCCIGAVSEKGRGRAVFDVAGMLLGTAVVYCLGVAWLKLATGMSLAKSLALGVYPFLIGDALKIAVAVPLAKKLRQVIR; via the coding sequence ATGACCGCGTACGCATCATTGATGGCGGCCCTGATAGCCGTGGGGGCGTACATCGCCGTTCCCATCGGGCCGGTGCCCATCGTCTTGCAGAACCTGTTGGTCTTCATGGCCGGCCTGCTGCTGGGGGCCAAATGGGGGGGCGCCGCCGTTGCAACCTACCTGCTTGCCGGGATTTGTGGATTGCCGGTGTTCGCCGGCGGAAAAGGGGGCATCGGGCACATCGTCGGTCCCACCGGCGGCTATCTCGTCGGCTTTTTGCCGGCGGTCTGCTGCATCGGTGCCGTTTCAGAGAAGGGCCGGGGCCGGGCCGTGTTCGATGTGGCCGGCATGCTCTTGGGCACGGCAGTGGTTTATTGCCTGGGAGTTGCCTGGCTCAAGCTGGCGACCGGCATGAGCCTGGCAAAAAGCCTGGCCCTTGGCGTGTATCCTTTTCTGATCGGCGACGCCCTCAAGATTGCCGTCGCCGTTCCGCTGGCTAAGAAGCTGCGACAGGTAATCCGATAA
- a CDS encoding energy-coupling factor ABC transporter ATP-binding protein → MSDDIVIEVRNLSHRFQNGVTGVDAVNLCIRKGEFVIVAGPNGSGKTTLLRHFNGLVRPSEGAVLIKGVPVGEDLLRARRLVGMVFQDADSQIVGETVKEDVAFGPENLGMDPSSVDRYTERALAKVGLQHLAGALPHLLSGGEKRRLAIAGILSMQPEIIIFDEPFSNLDYPGICQVVGQMRTLQGEGHAVVVSSHDLDPVIGLADRLVIMGKGKIVRDSPPGLGAGEAVSFGLRPIAEGTGLWQPA, encoded by the coding sequence ATGAGCGACGACATCGTCATAGAAGTGAGAAACCTCTCGCACCGTTTCCAGAACGGCGTGACCGGGGTGGACGCGGTGAACCTTTGCATCCGCAAGGGGGAGTTTGTCATCGTGGCCGGGCCCAACGGGTCCGGCAAAACCACCCTGCTGCGGCACTTCAACGGCCTGGTCCGGCCCTCGGAAGGCGCGGTGCTGATCAAGGGGGTCCCGGTCGGGGAAGATCTGCTGCGGGCCCGGCGGCTGGTGGGGATGGTTTTTCAAGATGCCGACAGTCAGATCGTGGGAGAAACCGTGAAAGAGGATGTGGCCTTCGGCCCCGAGAACCTGGGCATGGACCCGTCGAGTGTCGATCGTTACACCGAACGCGCCCTGGCAAAGGTAGGGCTGCAGCACCTGGCGGGCGCCTTGCCCCACCTGCTGTCCGGCGGGGAGAAACGCAGGCTGGCCATCGCCGGTATTCTTTCCATGCAGCCGGAGATCATCATTTTCGATGAGCCGTTTTCCAATCTGGACTACCCGGGCATATGCCAGGTGGTAGGACAGATGCGGACGTTGCAGGGCGAGGGGCACGCCGTCGTGGTGAGCAGCCACGATCTGGATCCGGTTATCGGCCTCGCCGACCGGCTGGTGATCATGGGAAAAGGCAAAATCGTCAGGGACAGTCCCCCGGGACTGGGTGCCGGGGAGGCGGTTTCCTTCGGCCTGCGCCCCATCGCGGAGGGTACGGGCTTATGGCAACCGGCATAA
- a CDS encoding energy-coupling factor transporter transmembrane protein EcfT translates to MATGITAFHFCPGNTPVHSLDPRFKLILMAAGSLAVLDASTAALAFLSAAVLLVSLIARLDLLSAVRDLRYFFFLLAVVFTARAIFTPGEPLVQIWVLKIGRAGIADGAVVCWRFLVVVVMGLILIATTRVADIKRSAAWFFRPVPGIPERRVATMLGLLVRFIPVIFARAKEVSAAQSARCIGARRNPFYRLRVYALPLLRGVFRDADNLAVAMEARAYGETGDVRMAKARAGDWAILLCGICLCACILILK, encoded by the coding sequence ATGGCAACCGGCATAACCGCATTTCATTTTTGTCCCGGCAACACGCCGGTGCACTCCCTGGACCCGCGCTTCAAGCTCATTCTCATGGCAGCCGGAAGCCTTGCCGTGCTCGATGCGTCCACTGCGGCGCTGGCGTTTCTGAGTGCCGCAGTGCTTCTTGTCAGCCTGATCGCCCGTTTGGACCTGCTGTCCGCCGTCCGTGACCTGCGCTATTTTTTCTTTCTCCTGGCGGTGGTGTTTACAGCCAGGGCAATCTTCACACCCGGGGAGCCCCTGGTTCAGATCTGGGTTCTTAAAATCGGCAGGGCGGGTATTGCCGACGGGGCGGTGGTTTGCTGGCGGTTTCTGGTAGTGGTTGTCATGGGATTGATCCTGATTGCCACGACGAGGGTTGCGGACATCAAGCGCTCGGCTGCCTGGTTTTTCAGGCCCGTTCCGGGGATACCGGAGAGGCGGGTGGCGACCATGCTGGGGCTGCTGGTGCGGTTTATCCCCGTCATCTTTGCCCGGGCAAAGGAGGTGTCGGCCGCCCAGAGCGCACGGTGCATCGGGGCGCGCCGCAACCCGTTCTACCGTCTGAGGGTGTATGCGCTACCCCTTTTACGCGGCGTATTCCGGGATGCCGACAACCTGGCCGTGGCCATGGAAGCCCGCGCCTATGGGGAAACGGGCGACGTCCGGATGGCGAAAGCCCGCGCCGGAGATTGGGCGATTCTGCTCTGCGGGATCTGCCTTTGTGCGTGCATCTTGATTTTGAAATGA